In Candidatus Terasakiella magnetica, the following proteins share a genomic window:
- a CDS encoding YchJ family protein, with product MSLCPCGSNIEYANCCEPFHNGEVAPTAEKLMRSRYSAFEKGKMTYLSDTLTEASRKDYDPVETEQWASTAKWNKLEIVKTEKGEEGDEEGIVEFRAHFKMNGQQQVHYERSSFKKVDGRWYYEDGVINPAQEQRIVANKVGRNDPCTCGSGKKYKKCCGA from the coding sequence ATGTCTCTATGCCCCTGCGGATCAAATATCGAATATGCAAACTGTTGTGAACCTTTCCACAATGGTGAAGTTGCCCCAACGGCTGAAAAACTGATGCGCTCGCGCTATAGTGCCTTTGAAAAGGGCAAAATGACTTATTTGTCTGACACACTCACAGAGGCCAGCCGCAAAGACTATGATCCGGTTGAAACTGAGCAATGGGCAAGCACAGCCAAATGGAACAAGCTTGAAATCGTCAAAACCGAAAAAGGTGAAGAAGGCGACGAGGAAGGTATTGTTGAGTTTCGCGCCCATTTCAAAATGAACGGTCAACAACAGGTCCATTATGAACGCAGCAGCTTTAAAAAAGTTGATGGCCGCTGGTATTATGAAGACGGTGTGATTAATCCGGCCCAAGAACAACGCATCGTTGCCAATAAAGTGGGGCGAAATGATCCCTGCACCTGCGGGTCTGGCAAAAAATATAAAAAATGCTGTGGTGCATAG
- a CDS encoding peptidase domain-containing ABC transporter codes for MHTALKSMVLAARQRGIELSVDTLVHTFNIGEEEADNDVLIRIAQENGMKAKLATFGLDKLSSLSDAIPLVVRLKDKRCVVVSGFELDEDKKTIKALTVIDPAAANPQAETVEREAFLKHWAGQAILIKRKYDFFDEDRPFDFSWLMSGYFRHKSLMGQLLVIALILHAFAVLPAVFIMIVLDKVVNFEATSTLYVITSGIIIAYLFNGFLGYLRQYIVLFASGKVDVRLNAKLFSKLLDLPLSYFQKRSIPEVSKTLQQTISLRQALTGRFFGAVLDATSLMVFIPILYMYSPLLCGVVILFSFAISANVIIASKLQKRRLQRASAADARKQNILMDSISGIETVKTLALEPVQKKNWEDAISDHTVAHLKLGSANAISQQISSTLQQLMTVAVIFVGVQLVFAGDLSAGVLIGVNMLAGKVTGPLVQLVTLVTDIEKVTRAVDSIGSVMNTRGEMRRRGEVPEILGDVTFHNVNFGYDDGARSLNNLSFNIQPRQKVAIVGPTGSGKTTIGRMIQGIVRPQDGTVTIDGHDLRLMDLAHLRYNVACVTQTPHFFKGTIRENIMQPFPGAGSARVIWAAEMVGLDADVDGLSDGYETQIEEGGSNLSVGMRHKIALARALIRNPRILILDEAFAHFDLDTENAVRQRMPDIASGRTLLVIAHRISHARECDHILVMKDGHLVENGKHEDLIAKKGVYAEMWKRELNLIGLPQTQIEKPEPENAKVETAAKVDQTAKTTQSTPPRKRGWGARRKTPQPTPKKEA; via the coding sequence ATGCATACTGCATTAAAAAGCATGGTGCTGGCTGCACGCCAGCGGGGTATTGAGTTGAGTGTGGATACGCTTGTTCATACCTTTAATATCGGCGAAGAAGAGGCCGATAATGATGTGCTGATTCGTATTGCACAGGAAAATGGCATGAAAGCCAAGCTCGCTACATTCGGGCTTGATAAGCTTTCCTCATTAAGTGATGCCATTCCCTTAGTTGTTCGTCTTAAAGATAAGCGCTGTGTTGTGGTCAGTGGGTTTGAGCTTGATGAAGATAAGAAAACCATTAAAGCGCTGACTGTAATTGATCCTGCAGCAGCAAACCCACAGGCTGAAACGGTTGAGCGCGAAGCGTTTTTAAAACATTGGGCTGGACAGGCCATTCTTATAAAGCGTAAATATGATTTCTTTGATGAGGATCGCCCGTTTGATTTCTCATGGTTGATGTCAGGCTATTTTCGCCATAAATCCTTGATGGGGCAATTACTCGTCATCGCCCTAATCCTTCATGCCTTTGCAGTACTGCCTGCTGTCTTTATCATGATCGTGCTTGATAAAGTGGTGAATTTTGAAGCGACATCTACGCTTTATGTCATCACATCCGGTATTATCATTGCTTATCTATTTAATGGCTTTTTGGGATATTTGCGTCAATATATTGTGCTCTTTGCCTCTGGTAAGGTGGATGTGCGCCTTAATGCCAAATTGTTTTCAAAACTACTGGATTTACCGCTTTCCTATTTTCAAAAAAGGTCCATTCCAGAAGTTTCAAAAACCCTGCAACAGACCATCTCTTTGCGCCAAGCTTTAACGGGGCGTTTTTTCGGGGCGGTGCTGGATGCCACTTCTTTAATGGTGTTTATTCCCATCCTTTATATGTACAGCCCGTTGTTATGCGGTGTTGTGATTTTATTTTCCTTTGCAATTTCTGCCAATGTCATCATTGCCTCAAAACTGCAAAAACGTCGTTTGCAGCGCGCTTCAGCTGCGGATGCGCGAAAGCAAAACATCTTGATGGATTCCATTTCAGGGATTGAAACAGTCAAGACACTGGCACTGGAACCTGTTCAAAAGAAAAATTGGGAAGATGCGATTTCTGATCATACGGTTGCCCATTTAAAACTGGGCAGTGCCAATGCCATATCCCAGCAGATCAGCTCAACCCTGCAACAATTGATGACGGTTGCGGTGATTTTTGTTGGGGTGCAGCTGGTTTTTGCTGGTGACTTAAGTGCGGGTGTATTGATCGGTGTTAATATGCTGGCTGGTAAGGTTACGGGGCCTTTAGTGCAGCTTGTAACACTGGTGACAGATATTGAAAAAGTGACCCGTGCTGTGGATAGTATTGGCTCCGTCATGAATACACGCGGTGAAATGCGCCGCCGTGGCGAAGTGCCAGAAATTTTGGGTGATGTGACTTTTCATAATGTGAACTTTGGCTATGATGACGGGGCACGTTCTCTTAATAATTTGAGCTTTAATATTCAACCACGCCAAAAGGTAGCAATTGTCGGGCCAACAGGCTCAGGTAAAACCACGATTGGGCGTATGATCCAAGGCATTGTGCGCCCCCAAGACGGCACGGTGACCATTGATGGTCATGACTTGCGCTTAATGGATCTTGCGCATTTGCGCTATAATGTGGCGTGCGTTACTCAAACCCCGCATTTCTTTAAAGGCACAATCCGTGAAAATATCATGCAGCCTTTCCCCGGTGCAGGTTCTGCCCGTGTGATCTGGGCGGCGGAGATGGTTGGCCTTGATGCGGATGTGGATGGGTTAAGTGACGGTTATGAAACCCAGATTGAAGAAGGCGGCAGTAACCTTTCGGTCGGGATGAGGCATAAAATCGCGCTGGCGCGTGCCTTAATCCGCAATCCGCGTATTTTGATACTGGATGAAGCCTTTGCCCATTTTGATCTGGATACGGAAAATGCGGTCCGTCAGAGAATGCCCGATATCGCCAGCGGTCGGACCTTGCTGGTGATTGCGCATCGTATTTCTCATGCGCGTGAATGTGACCATATTCTGGTGATGAAAGATGGCCATCTGGTTGAAAATGGCAAGCATGAGGACCTGATTGCCAAAAAAGGTGTTTATGCAGAGATGTGGAAGCGCGAATTAAACTTGATTGGCTTGCCTCAAACCCAAATTGAGAAACCAGAGCCTGAAAATGCCAAAGTTGAAACGGCTGCAAAAGTTGACCAGACAGCAAAAACCACTCAATCAACCCCGCCTAGAAAACGCGGATGGGGCGCGCGACGAAAAACACCACAACCCACACCGAAGAAGGAGGCCTAA
- a CDS encoding HlyD family type I secretion periplasmic adaptor subunit, whose amino-acid sequence MNTPSPQNQEDLKKNERPYAAGDFIFQEGEVGNVAYVVVSGTVEVCKLSAGKLITLQTLEEGALFGEMAIIDKSPRSASARAVTDVVVREIDETALMGHIKKAPEVAMNMMYRLASYVRTSNKNLESSSFDKDVEGDQKEIKSDKKPWRLWKPDEEAIVDEFRAGAEAIEHQGLPRVISMSFLGILGVFFGFIIWASLSVIDTTVSARGRLTTTVPTIEVQSTGSAMVKKLHSTIGKHVKKGDVLVTLDATFAQSDLTRARQEVEQLDTEIFRLEAEMNKLGMDIAKDIPSRIQRDIYLNRQDEYRSRITSFDQDLRNIALKLKSAKSDAGLAAQQLKIKQKLEAARKRLFVKQIGSEVNYLQARNERLMAERELTELQNSMNTLRGETNALKAKKQAFVSEWFSSIGEKLAAATNKRDAQSEGLVKLRRQRKNIEILAPADGVIIALENLYEGGVVKEGATVMTLVPSNVPLNIEIDIDPRDISNLYPGAEMSVKLDAIPYQKHGDLAGEITFISEDTVEESLTGEKGTYYRIHAAIQANNLHDLPEDFRLVPGMLLTGDIRVGRRRLITYFIYPVIRTIETSFTEPN is encoded by the coding sequence ATGAATACACCGTCTCCTCAAAACCAAGAAGACCTCAAGAAAAATGAACGCCCTTATGCGGCGGGTGATTTTATCTTCCAAGAAGGTGAAGTGGGCAATGTGGCCTATGTGGTTGTTTCTGGTACAGTTGAGGTCTGTAAACTTTCAGCAGGAAAACTGATTACTCTTCAAACCCTTGAAGAAGGCGCGCTGTTTGGTGAAATGGCGATTATTGATAAATCACCACGCAGTGCTTCAGCGCGGGCTGTAACAGATGTTGTGGTGAGAGAAATTGATGAAACCGCCTTGATGGGCCATATTAAAAAGGCACCAGAAGTGGCGATGAACATGATGTATCGCCTTGCCAGTTATGTGCGCACATCCAATAAAAACTTAGAAAGCAGCAGCTTTGATAAAGATGTCGAAGGTGATCAAAAAGAAATAAAGAGCGATAAAAAACCGTGGCGTCTGTGGAAACCCGATGAAGAAGCTATTGTCGATGAGTTTCGCGCTGGTGCAGAAGCGATTGAACATCAGGGCTTACCCCGCGTGATCAGTATGTCATTTCTGGGTATCCTTGGGGTGTTTTTTGGTTTTATTATCTGGGCGTCTTTATCGGTGATTGACACCACGGTTTCTGCGCGGGGTCGTTTAACAACCACTGTGCCAACAATTGAGGTGCAATCAACAGGCAGTGCCATGGTGAAAAAGCTCCATAGCACGATTGGGAAACATGTGAAAAAGGGTGATGTTCTCGTCACCTTGGATGCAACCTTTGCCCAATCAGATTTAACCCGTGCAAGACAGGAAGTTGAGCAACTCGATACTGAAATTTTCAGGCTTGAAGCAGAGATGAATAAGCTTGGTATGGATATTGCCAAAGATATTCCAAGCCGTATCCAGCGCGATATCTATCTCAATCGTCAAGACGAATATCGATCACGTATTACCTCGTTTGATCAGGATTTGCGCAACATTGCCTTGAAGTTGAAATCTGCAAAGAGTGATGCTGGCTTGGCAGCGCAACAGCTTAAGATTAAGCAAAAACTTGAAGCAGCAAGAAAGCGCCTCTTTGTTAAACAAATTGGCTCAGAAGTTAATTACCTTCAGGCACGTAATGAACGTTTAATGGCTGAACGAGAACTTACTGAACTGCAAAACTCCATGAATACATTGCGCGGCGAAACCAATGCGCTAAAAGCTAAGAAACAGGCTTTTGTGAGTGAATGGTTCTCCAGTATTGGTGAAAAATTAGCGGCTGCAACAAATAAACGTGATGCGCAGAGCGAAGGCCTCGTCAAGCTTCGTCGTCAACGTAAAAACATTGAAATTCTTGCTCCGGCAGATGGGGTGATTATCGCCCTTGAAAACCTTTATGAAGGTGGTGTGGTGAAAGAAGGTGCCACGGTCATGACCTTGGTGCCAAGCAATGTACCGCTGAACATAGAAATCGACATTGATCCACGTGATATCAGTAACCTTTATCCAGGGGCTGAAATGTCGGTAAAGCTTGATGCCATTCCTTATCAGAAACATGGCGATCTCGCAGGCGAAATTACCTTTATTTCTGAAGATACGGTTGAGGAGTCTTTAACAGGTGAAAAAGGGACTTATTATCGTATCCATGCTGCGATCCAAGCCAACAACCTGCATGATCTGCCAGAAGACTTTAGGCTTGTGCCGGGAATGCTGTTAACAGGGGATATCCGTGTTGGGCGTCGTCGTTTAATTACGTATTTCATCTATCCGGTCATCAGGACGATTGAGACCAGTTTTACTGAGCCTAATTAG
- a CDS encoding 4Fe-4S dicluster domain-containing protein encodes MQKALNISPDKCTGCLQCEVACSFEHTGAFNPSKSRIKVFKFHDEGRFVPYTCTQCAEAWCMQSCPTSAISLDGETGAKVVADSACVGCKVCTISCPFGTINYVPDTGKVAKCDLCGGDPKCASACPTDAITFVDAEATGLDKMRSWAAKTDSGAQAET; translated from the coding sequence ATGCAAAAAGCACTCAATATCAGTCCAGACAAATGTACTGGATGTCTGCAATGCGAAGTGGCTTGTTCATTTGAACATACAGGGGCGTTTAACCCGTCCAAATCGCGCATAAAAGTTTTTAAATTTCATGATGAGGGGCGCTTTGTTCCTTATACCTGTACCCAATGCGCTGAAGCATGGTGCATGCAATCCTGCCCCACAAGCGCGATCAGCCTTGATGGGGAAACAGGGGCGAAAGTTGTGGCAGATTCTGCCTGTGTCGGCTGTAAGGTCTGCACCATCAGCTGCCCGTTTGGCACCATCAATTATGTGCCTGATACGGGTAAAGTTGCCAAATGTGACCTGTGTGGCGGGGACCCAAAATGTGCAAGTGCCTGCCCAACAGATGCCATCACCTTTGTTGATGCAGAGGCAACGGGCTTAGATAAAATGCGCAGCTGGGCGGCGAAAACCGACAGTGGCGCACAAGCAGAAACTTAA
- a CDS encoding aldehyde ferredoxin oxidoreductase family protein, translating to MSWARKLLRVDLSKGTCASEDLNMEWAQEYLGSRGLATKYFIEETDAKVDPLSKDNKLIMATGPLTGTCASTSGRYTVVTKGALTGAIACSNSGGFFGNEMKNAGWDMVIFEGKSDKPVYLSIENDKAELLDASKYWGKSCWDTEEGIKADHQDPQTRVASIGVSGEKGVLYACVVNDMDRAAGRSGVGTVMGSKNLKAVAIRGTLGVRVEDPAAFLETTNAGKAVLAENPVTGQGLPTYGTQVLMNVINEMGSLPTRNFKEVQFEGAANISGEKMHEVRADGTKNLTTNAACYGCTIACQRVSTIERTHYTVKDRPEYQKASGGLEYEAAWALGAATGVDDIEALTFANFICNEQGYDPISFGATVAAAMELFDMGVLTTEHTGGIEFKFGNAKALTEACELVGRGEGFGLELGMGSARLCEKHGHPDLSMSVKKQEFPAYDARGIQGMGLTYATSNRGACHLRSYTVASEVLGIPEKTDPLATEGKAGLVMAFQDATAAVDASGLCIFTTFAWSLEDIAPQVNAACEGDWSVEKMLEVGERIWNMERQYNLAAGFTGKDDTLPKRLLKDAAKTGPAKGKVSGLDQMLPEYYEIRGWDKEGVPTSDTLSRLRLS from the coding sequence ATGTCATGGGCACGTAAATTATTGCGGGTGGACCTTTCTAAGGGAACCTGCGCATCAGAAGATTTAAATATGGAATGGGCGCAAGAATATCTTGGCTCACGGGGGCTTGCGACCAAATATTTTATTGAAGAGACCGACGCAAAGGTCGACCCACTTTCAAAAGACAATAAACTGATCATGGCAACAGGCCCTCTAACGGGGACCTGTGCATCCACATCTGGGCGCTACACCGTTGTCACCAAAGGCGCGCTTACCGGGGCAATTGCATGTTCCAACTCCGGTGGTTTTTTCGGTAACGAGATGAAAAATGCCGGATGGGATATGGTGATCTTTGAAGGTAAATCGGACAAGCCTGTTTATCTCTCTATTGAAAATGACAAGGCCGAACTGCTTGATGCATCCAAATATTGGGGCAAATCCTGCTGGGATACGGAAGAAGGGATCAAGGCCGATCATCAAGACCCGCAAACCCGCGTCGCCTCCATTGGGGTATCGGGTGAAAAGGGTGTTCTTTATGCCTGTGTGGTTAATGATATGGACCGTGCTGCGGGGCGCTCTGGCGTGGGCACCGTCATGGGGTCCAAAAACCTGAAGGCCGTTGCCATTCGTGGCACACTTGGTGTGAGGGTTGAAGACCCGGCAGCCTTTTTGGAAACCACAAATGCGGGGAAGGCCGTTTTGGCTGAAAACCCGGTGACAGGCCAAGGCTTACCAACATATGGGACCCAAGTCTTAATGAATGTCATCAATGAGATGGGATCACTGCCCACGCGGAACTTCAAAGAAGTTCAGTTTGAAGGGGCTGCCAATATCTCTGGTGAGAAAATGCATGAGGTACGAGCTGATGGCACCAAGAACCTAACGACAAATGCGGCTTGTTATGGCTGTACCATTGCCTGCCAGCGTGTTTCAACAATTGAGCGCACGCATTATACGGTTAAGGATCGTCCAGAATATCAAAAAGCTTCAGGCGGGCTTGAATATGAAGCAGCATGGGCCTTGGGTGCTGCAACTGGTGTGGATGATATTGAAGCTCTCACATTTGCAAACTTTATCTGTAACGAGCAGGGCTATGACCCAATCTCCTTTGGGGCCACCGTTGCTGCGGCGATGGAACTGTTTGATATGGGGGTGCTGACAACAGAGCATACTGGCGGGATTGAGTTTAAATTTGGCAATGCCAAGGCCCTGACAGAGGCTTGTGAGCTTGTGGGGCGTGGTGAAGGTTTTGGGCTTGAGTTGGGCATGGGCTCTGCGCGACTTTGTGAAAAACATGGTCATCCTGATCTTTCCATGTCGGTTAAAAAACAGGAATTTCCGGCTTATGATGCGCGCGGTATTCAGGGGATGGGGCTGACCTATGCCACCTCAAACCGCGGGGCGTGTCATCTTCGTTCTTATACGGTGGCTTCTGAAGTTTTGGGTATTCCTGAAAAGACGGACCCGTTGGCAACTGAAGGCAAGGCGGGCTTGGTTATGGCTTTCCAAGATGCAACGGCGGCGGTTGATGCTTCTGGCTTATGTATCTTCACCACATTTGCCTGGTCCCTTGAAGATATTGCCCCGCAAGTTAATGCGGCATGTGAAGGTGATTGGTCCGTTGAGAAAATGCTCGAAGTTGGTGAGCGTATTTGGAACATGGAACGCCAATATAACCTTGCAGCAGGCTTTACAGGTAAGGATGATACCTTGCCCAAACGTCTGTTGAAAGATGCGGCCAAAACAGGCCCTGCCAAAGGCAAGGTCAGCGGGCTGGATCAGATGTTACCTGAATATTATGAAATTCGCGGTTGGGATAAAGAAGGGGTGCCGACCTCAGATACCCTGTCTCGATTGAGGCTTTCTTAA
- a CDS encoding bacteriohemerythrin yields MGQIIKSKLANGVFWLDFPKADLRILCGCPADAVKHMMKRGVIFANDASDVFHESGPNAILLSDLSVQKSSFSNLGEFPVLQMLYRQGMILPGHPGNTGVKPLLIGNPDQLAAQIQYIHRGNYGLANEDELLRAGATPKLAKDLMRMKLKFAFGKIADPKELLDSLVIENGPTPIRNGVSVERLSINLFEFTYEGEKVTIDLNLAEDENYMPSYNLGHYQVGREYFSVIHSGEGDGWDIERPSMASIIIFQGKTYLIDAGPNIETTLRSLGIDISEVEGIFLTHCHDDHFAGLPALIRSDHRIKFFATPLVRHATVKKLSALMSLDESRFIQFFDVYDLKENHWNNVDGLEVKPINSPHPMETTILFFRTQWSDGYKTYGHLADIASFQVLGGMVTGDDNAPGISQSYCDEVKQQYLEPCDVKKLDNGGGLIHGVSTDFEQDASNKIIFAHTARALNEEERQIGSGAPFGTEDVLIPSNYDYLISRANTYLKSFFPELPKDQFDLLLNHEVVNFNPEEIIVKAGDKIENTYFVLSGAVEIIAPDTNITHRMSAGSFIADMHGLCGASSTETYRAMSFVKALKLPMNMYIEFVKRNEMFSAISMLAEKRELLQKSWLFGGSISDGIKNAIAASMHVTKDIEEFKDFGNTRDYIGLIKEGTVTLKLGDHVFQVLEPGETLFEDHGVYGMENIFDMEFSKNCAIALIPLIVIKEIPIVQWKLLERVAKQMRALANSTQWDDSLLKWRDEYSVGIEEIDQQHQKLLVLTTDLMAALKEQKTVAEIQELVTALSDYTVLHFQKEEEIFIDAGYSESQAHKEKHIKLAAQVSALMERCAKPVSPQEAEEIHSFLKRWILLHILLEDRKYASYILSTEIF; encoded by the coding sequence ATGGGTCAGATCATCAAATCAAAACTGGCAAACGGTGTCTTCTGGCTGGATTTCCCCAAAGCGGACCTGCGCATCCTGTGCGGCTGCCCTGCTGATGCGGTTAAACATATGATGAAACGCGGCGTCATTTTTGCCAATGACGCCAGCGATGTTTTTCATGAATCCGGCCCCAACGCCATTTTGCTTTCTGACTTAAGTGTTCAAAAAAGCAGCTTTTCAAACCTTGGTGAATTTCCTGTTCTCCAGATGCTCTATCGCCAAGGTATGATCCTGCCCGGTCACCCCGGCAATACCGGGGTCAAGCCGCTTTTAATTGGCAACCCTGACCAGCTTGCCGCCCAAATCCAATATATCCATCGCGGCAATTACGGCCTTGCGAATGAGGATGAGCTTTTGCGTGCAGGTGCAACGCCCAAGCTGGCAAAAGACCTCATGCGCATGAAGCTCAAATTTGCCTTTGGGAAGATTGCGGACCCTAAAGAGCTCCTTGACAGTCTTGTGATTGAAAATGGCCCGACCCCCATTCGCAATGGCGTGTCGGTTGAACGCCTCTCTATCAATCTGTTTGAATTCACTTATGAGGGTGAAAAGGTCACGATTGATCTGAACTTGGCTGAAGATGAAAACTATATGCCGTCTTACAATCTTGGTCATTATCAGGTTGGGCGGGAATATTTCAGCGTTATTCATTCCGGTGAAGGCGATGGCTGGGATATTGAACGCCCGTCTATGGCGAGTATTATCATTTTTCAGGGCAAGACCTATCTGATTGATGCCGGACCAAATATTGAAACCACGCTGCGCTCGCTTGGTATTGATATCAGTGAGGTTGAAGGTATTTTCCTGACCCATTGCCATGATGACCATTTTGCAGGCCTGCCCGCCTTGATCCGTTCAGACCATCGCATCAAGTTTTTTGCAACCCCACTTGTGCGCCATGCCACGGTTAAAAAACTCTCCGCTCTCATGTCACTGGATGAAAGCCGTTTTATACAGTTTTTTGATGTCTATGACCTTAAAGAAAACCACTGGAATAATGTGGATGGGCTGGAAGTCAAACCGATCAACTCCCCCCACCCTATGGAAACAACCATTCTGTTTTTCCGCACCCAATGGAGCGATGGGTATAAGACCTATGGGCATTTGGCAGATATTGCCTCTTTCCAAGTGCTTGGCGGGATGGTCACTGGCGATGACAATGCACCGGGTATTTCCCAATCCTATTGTGATGAGGTCAAGCAACAGTATCTTGAACCTTGCGATGTGAAGAAGCTTGATAACGGGGGTGGTCTCATTCACGGTGTCTCAACAGATTTCGAGCAAGATGCCTCAAACAAAATCATTTTCGCCCATACGGCCAGAGCGCTTAATGAAGAAGAGCGCCAAATTGGCAGCGGCGCCCCGTTTGGTACGGAAGATGTGCTTATTCCAAGCAATTATGATTATCTAATTTCACGGGCCAACACGTATCTGAAATCTTTCTTCCCTGAACTGCCCAAAGACCAGTTTGACCTGCTTCTTAATCATGAAGTCGTCAACTTTAATCCAGAAGAGATTATCGTTAAAGCCGGTGACAAGATTGAAAATACATATTTCGTGCTGTCTGGTGCGGTTGAAATTATCGCCCCTGATACAAACATCACGCATCGCATGTCTGCGGGTAGTTTCATTGCCGATATGCATGGGCTTTGTGGAGCAAGCTCGACTGAGACCTATCGCGCCATGAGCTTTGTAAAAGCGCTCAAGCTCCCCATGAATATGTATATCGAGTTTGTGAAACGCAATGAGATGTTTTCAGCCATCTCCATGCTCGCTGAAAAACGTGAATTGCTGCAAAAATCATGGCTCTTTGGCGGATCGATCTCTGATGGGATTAAAAATGCCATCGCCGCAAGCATGCATGTCACCAAAGATATTGAAGAGTTCAAGGATTTTGGCAACACACGCGATTACATTGGTTTGATCAAAGAAGGTACAGTCACCTTAAAGCTGGGTGATCATGTATTTCAGGTGCTAGAGCCCGGTGAAACCCTCTTTGAAGATCATGGCGTTTATGGGATGGAAAATATCTTTGATATGGAGTTTTCCAAAAACTGCGCCATTGCGCTGATCCCGCTGATTGTCATTAAAGAAATCCCCATCGTGCAATGGAAGCTTCTCGAGCGCGTTGCCAAGCAAATGCGCGCACTTGCCAATTCCACCCAATGGGATGACTCTTTGTTAAAATGGCGCGATGAATATAGTGTCGGCATTGAAGAAATTGATCAACAGCATCAAAAACTGCTTGTCCTGACAACAGACCTTATGGCTGCCTTGAAAGAGCAAAAAACTGTTGCAGAAATCCAAGAGCTGGTCACAGCCCTTTCTGACTATACGGTTTTACATTTCCAAAAAGAGGAAGAAATCTTTATTGATGCAGGCTATTCAGAATCCCAAGCCCATAAAGAAAAGCATATCAAACTTGCCGCACAAGTCTCTGCCCTTATGGAGAGATGTGCAAAGCCTGTAAGCCCGCAAGAAGCTGAAGAAATTCACAGCTTCCTGAAACGTTGGATTTTGCTGCATATCCTGTTGGAAGATCGCAAATACGCATCCTACATTCTCAGCACAGAAATTTTCTAA
- a CDS encoding DUF6901 family protein has translation MTQTITYKFFAAKEEVVHIDLNFDDHTFQIQPDPAVEKPSWAKLEHQKCSNCPLGADVEWCPTAVSIAQFLPHFTEKFSYEKTVIEVETPLRSIITKSTFQTGIASLLGLVCATSGCPHTKFLRPLARFHLPFANEQETVFRALAANLLAQYVENSNNGGQKALNFDELNKNYAQLSIVNGFLAERLRDGVERDAALNAVIILDGLALITPENTDGSFEDLEDVFVVE, from the coding sequence ATGACACAGACCATCACCTATAAATTCTTCGCAGCAAAAGAAGAAGTCGTTCATATTGATTTGAATTTTGATGACCACACCTTTCAAATCCAGCCTGATCCTGCTGTTGAAAAACCAAGCTGGGCTAAGCTTGAACATCAAAAATGTTCCAACTGCCCGTTGGGCGCAGATGTTGAATGGTGTCCAACTGCCGTGTCTATCGCCCAGTTCCTCCCACATTTCACAGAGAAGTTTTCTTACGAGAAAACCGTGATTGAGGTTGAAACGCCTTTGCGCTCTATCATCACGAAATCGACCTTTCAAACCGGTATTGCTTCCCTGCTTGGACTTGTCTGTGCCACATCCGGTTGCCCGCACACTAAATTCTTGCGGCCCTTAGCACGTTTTCACCTGCCTTTTGCTAATGAGCAGGAAACGGTTTTTCGCGCCCTTGCGGCCAACCTGCTTGCCCAATATGTTGAAAATTCCAACAACGGCGGGCAAAAGGCGCTTAACTTTGATGAGCTCAACAAAAACTATGCCCAGCTTTCCATCGTCAATGGCTTCTTAGCTGAACGTTTGCGCGATGGGGTGGAGCGCGATGCAGCCCTTAATGCCGTGATTATTCTGGATGGGCTTGCACTGATTACACCTGAAAATACGGATGGTTCATTTGAAGACTTGGAAGATGTATTTGTGGTAGAGTAA